A stretch of the Streptosporangium sp. NBC_01755 genome encodes the following:
- a CDS encoding YciI family protein yields the protein MRPDIEEKDGTVKYLMLIYGNEDIWNALAPEDMASLIAEVDGFNEALRESGELLESEGLMPRPRSVQWTAGDAVVTDGPYIEAKEFVGSYFVVEVDDEQRALEIARAYPGLPRGGGLEAWPLMGRGWASAEV from the coding sequence ATGCGGCCCGATATCGAGGAGAAGGACGGCACGGTGAAGTACCTGATGCTGATCTACGGCAACGAGGACATCTGGAACGCTCTGGCGCCGGAGGATATGGCGAGCCTGATCGCCGAGGTCGATGGGTTCAACGAGGCGTTGCGCGAGTCGGGAGAGCTTCTTGAGTCAGAGGGGCTGATGCCCCGGCCGCGATCGGTTCAATGGACCGCCGGTGACGCGGTCGTCACCGACGGCCCGTATATCGAGGCGAAGGAGTTCGTCGGCTCCTACTTCGTGGTCGAGGTCGACGACGAGCAGCGGGCGCTGGAGATCGCACGGGCCTATCCGGGGCTGCCGCGCGGCGGTGGCCTGGAGGCGTGGCCGCTGATGGGGCGTGGCTGGGCGAGTGCCGAGGTCTGA
- a CDS encoding transposase gives MFTRVEPRLQAAKYIRAVMSDLPKRNGWTIAEWAGDRSPAATRRLLNRARWDTADAMSVVRRFAVAHLDTAARPGSLTVGALDESGQEKKGTATSGVKRQHMGCAGGVDNGVNTVYLAYIRGGSGHALIGARQWIPAEQIADPVKTITTGLPLDLAFATKGELAIGLLGRHLRTDTPIAVDEPLA, from the coding sequence ATGTTCACCCGGGTTGAGCCGCGCCTGCAGGCCGCCAAGTACATCCGGGCCGTCATGTCCGACCTGCCCAAACGCAATGGCTGGACGATCGCCGAGTGGGCCGGGGACCGTTCTCCGGCCGCCACTCGGCGACTGCTGAACCGGGCCCGCTGGGACACCGCCGACGCGATGAGCGTGGTGCGCCGCTTCGCCGTCGCCCATCTGGACACCGCAGCCCGGCCGGGTAGCCTGACCGTCGGTGCCCTGGACGAGTCCGGGCAGGAGAAAAAGGGCACCGCCACCTCGGGCGTCAAGCGTCAGCACATGGGCTGCGCGGGCGGCGTGGACAACGGCGTCAACACCGTCTATCTGGCCTACATCCGGGGTGGGAGCGGGCACGCGCTGATCGGCGCGCGGCAGTGGATCCCGGCCGAGCAGATCGCCGACCCGGTCAAGACGATCACCACCGGATTACCGCTGGACCTGGCCTTCGCCACCAAGGGCGAACTGGCCATCGGCCTGCTGGGTCGCCATTTGCGAACTGACACTCCAATTGCTGTGGACGAGCCGTTGGCCTGA